The Alnus glutinosa chromosome 8, dhAlnGlut1.1, whole genome shotgun sequence DNA segment GTAATATTTGGATTTGTGTGATGTTATGGtatgtattatttttcaacttCAACAATGGattgggccaaaaaaaaaaaaaaaaaggccctaAAATGaggctaaaaaaaataatctaaaataagcccaaaaaagaagtcaaaagAAGGCACAAAACTCAAATATAGGCCCAAAAGAACCATATAAAAAAGTTGTTATGTGGTActgttatatatttaaataaccaACAGTTAGCGgttacgatttaaaaaatatgataacCGCCTAAAACGGTTGCAGTTATGATTATATGCAATAACCGCTAATTGTAACATCCTTTTCACCGCTACCCATCAAGCCTCAAAATGTTtccccatttctttttttaaaaaaaaaatactcctataattattttaaagtcAATTTTTTACCCACTCTCCCCACACCTAAAATCTTAGTTCGACCCCCGGTTGGTAGTATGTTCGTTGTGCTACTTATGAAACTCATCTTCAAGCGGGAGAATGTtaaaattattagttattttagGATCAGAAGTTCTTGTGTTTTCTTTCGTAGGATTGTAAATCTTTCTATGATTGtgagtttttttctttctttatttgtgAACCCTAATGTttataggaattttttttattgtatagtCCATGTCAATAGACTTTTGCATTACATCCAAATATTAGTTTGATGTGTCATGCATAAAGAGAAAGAGGTAAGCTAAAGTATTAGGGTTTATACTCTAAAAGCTAATTCATTTTGtatgacattttattttatgaaataaaatagtTTATTTGCTGAATTATTTCAAAAACATTGGACATATAACTGTATACATGtgcatattatttattatatacatGTAGTCCTTAAGTtatattgaatatggtttgaagTGTGTTAAATCATAAACCTTGTAACTTATAAACTATTGTTCATAGTCAGTAAAACATTCAATTTGATAAGATTATAACATATCAATCATGATGATTTATCCTGATCATGAAAGTTGAGACTTCTAATTGATGTGTTGTAGTTACAATGCATTGAATAGACCACGTGagttattattatattataactACTATCAATACGAATAAATTGAACTCACGACTGCTTATAGCATTAACTCTCAATCTTGAGAAGAATGTGAACTCAAATGTGAAGTGGAGATCACTTTGATACATTTAGGAGTGAGATCTTTCATGGTCAAAATCTTGGTGCGTTGGGTGATCCCATATAACATTGTAGAAACACTACCCATCAAAATTGAATCCATAATCCTTTGATTTAATCAAAGTGACATGAAATATCCacttgaaataaatttaatgggaATTGAATATTCTGATCTCTGGCCGGAGTATTTTATAAAGGagttactaaaattaaatgtactaaatgaaatatgatttcaagAGTGCACGAAGATTAAATTAGGACACAAAGATTAAGAGATAATGAATTTAAGTGACATTTTATTTATGACTTTTTAATTCGATTATGAACTATTTCATGGAGGTGTTAAATACAATTATAAGAAGCCATTGGGAGatttgattaataaaaataaatactaaaatgcaattacaattatttaatgaaattaattgtaattaatagtaacCTAGAACAAGTCAAGAGATGACAAGTGCATACACCTATTGgagctagttttatttttcttctaggTCATTTCTCAAGCCGACTATTACCCTTATTAGGCTTGACCTAATTACACAAGGCAAACTCCCCATGTAGTTGTGTATGTAGAGGCGGTGGCTACGGTTTTCCAAGCCCTATTTTGACAAGGAATCTAATACTACTACTAAGAGATACTAGCATATTTAAAGGGAGTTTGTGTAGGCATTAGAGCCCACACTCTTActattttaattacaattgagGAGAAGGTTTAGAGGTCTCAACGTGTAGTTTGAATTTCGGAGCAAGAGGATTCAACTCAAACCCTCACCTTGTTGTAGCCGACTTTAGAAACGTGAGCTTCTTGTCTTACTAATTTTTGCTTTACATAATCTAATGCTCTGATTTCATGATGTTGTTCTTATGATCTTTTTCGCTGTAACTTTGTGCTATATTCCCAACATAAAGATCATTGGGATTTTTCCTTGGTAGTAATGAAGGAGAAGCATGTTCTAGACAATCTTATCAAAAGCTTCATTTTTAAGCTTCCCTCACAACGCAGTTTTAATCTATTTTtagagcaaattttttttttttttaccaaactatccttttttttgggggggtggggtctgaaagaactttttaagtattaaaaaaacattttaaaatctttaacGCAATCCCAATTAGGCTCTTAATGTATttagttttaagaaaaatgaaactttAAAATGGAGTAAAACAAATGATAAATGCTTCACCACTGTCCGAGTCCACTCGTGTTCCATAGTGATAGTTTTACTTATTTATAAGAGACTTGAATTCTCCGTGAGTAGCTTTTATGAGTTTCCAACGGTGAGATTCCAACGGCTAAAACACATAAGGCCGGCGAATGTGTAGCCCCGGGGTGGAGGCCCAACCAGCGGTGGACCTCACGTGAAGCTCACCAACCCAACAATCTCATGCATATTTATCCCATCGAACATCACTTAGAAGCTAGCAACTAGCAAGGCATGGAAGCTTTGTGGAATTTAGAGGACAAACTGAGGCTTTCAACCCAAAAGGCACTCATTCTGTTGGTATGCTCTGCTTTTGCTGTCATAGCTCTCTGCACTGCAACAGTACTAAAGAAAAAGGGTAGAAGAAAGCAACTTCCGCGCCACGACACAGTCACCGGTGACGACTCAATGAGAAGTTGCGGTTGGCTTTCGATAAAGAAGGTTTTGATGGGATCGTTGCGGTGGAGTGGAGCAAACAAGTGGGGGGAAGGAAGAATTGGAGAGGGGCCAGCGCCGCTGCTCGGCTTGGAAGGTTGGGAAAGCCATAACTCGGTGTCACCAGTGTGGCAAAGGCCAATACTTATGGGGGACAAGTGCGAGCTTCCAAGGTTCAGCGGGCTTATCCTCTATGATGAACGAGGCCAGCTGCTTAGTGAGTCCCAAAAGGAGGAAACTACTCATCACCAGGTAATTAACAAACCATGCATAATGCATACAagtgtttttttaattgatCAAAATTTGTTGCATTCAGTAAAATCCAAGTTCGTTGCTACTTCTTAACGTTGTTTCTCTGCTTTCGTGTAGGTAGAAACAGCAGCTGTTGTGAGAACTACTCTGAGGGATTTGCTGTAATCTTGTTTAtgacatttttctttgttgcaAAGTAGTTGTAACAAAAAGGAGTGGAAATCAAGTCAGTGAGACCCGGGTTTTATCTGCACTACACAATAACCTTGCATTCGGCACATTTTTCACAAGCAATTTTtgtaagagaaatgttacatgtacTTCCAAGTGCTTACTCTTTGATGGGAGTCAAAATCACCATTGATATATCATATACAAATTAACCCGTTCAAAATTAAGGGTAAACACTTGGAAGTTATAGTTAGACGCATCATCTGCAAAAGCATCTTGTTTTTTGTATGCACATGTCCAAGATACTCGATCTCAACTCATACAACCAAATACAACCTGTACCAAGAACATGCTAACCGAGGGTgctcaattttttcaaattttgatatCTGGATACTATTGGTAAACTAGTGAGAAGTCATAGCTTAAATATAACAGGATTTTCGTTGAACAAGAATGCAAACGATGCAAACAATGCGAATCGGAATAAGGAGTTGAAGGTTTTATCAACTTttactttcttcctcttcaCAATATGTTTTTATATCATCCAGGTCTGATGCACAAATCACAGCTAGTTAAAGCTTGGCCAATTTTAAGGAATAAAACAGCAATCAACAATTTAACAAGTCAGGCATATTATAGaggatttttcattttcaagaaTGAAAAGGAAACTGGAGCTTTCCAAAGCCCGAAAACAGAATAGAAGGACAATCAAGAGATGTATTAAGCATACATAACTAATTGCTAAGCAGGTATACACAATAAAAACTTAGTCAGAAGTTAGTTGAGCAAGGAAAAGTGAAAACAGCAgcaatatatattgattatataAACAATAAGAAAAATCAACTGATTAACATGTGAGGTAGATTATTCAAATTGCATCAATAATTAACTGAAATGAAAATGCAAGTGAATCTTtctgtaaaagtccatgggccttactcaccctcaaaagacgccttaagAGGGGAGGGGACACCATTAATTATAAAGTGCCCCAGTGAAGaaaatcttagcgatgtgggacactataatacgccccctcacgtgtggcaaccaatggccaaacacgtgaacaacaacgggagggaaatacccatcatcgcaagaaacctggctctgataccatgtaaaagttcatgggccttactcaccctcaaaagacgccttaagAGGGGAGAGgacaccatggcttataaagtgccccggtgaaggaaatcttaacgatgtgggacactttaacacttTCCAAACCCCATAAAAGAATTTCAAGATTAAAGTCAACCAGACAACCACTGGATTTAGTGTacataaataaattgcaagCAGGTATGTACAGTAACAAATAATTTACCAATGAATTGAGAAACAAAGTAAAAACTGTAGCACTTCATTGATTATACAAGTAATTGGCAAGCAGGTGATGTGCAGAATTTTACACGAGTACTTGGATTTCTGATAGTGTATTCTTCGATGCATAACAATAGCACGAGCTGATAAAGCCATATCAAAAAAGGGCTTAACAGGTTTGACCTTTCTGGGGAAAATACAAGCAGAAGAGTATGGAATACTGCTGATTTGATGATCTTTTCCTTAGACACTCGTATGTTCAAACCACACTTTTATGTTGCAACACATTTGGggagaaaaatgaataagaaaacTAAGAGAAAGAGTgacaaattttcaaataatccttaattttttttatataaaattgcATGCACTTACAGATGCTCAGATATACAATGACGAACAAAGTGGAAGGAGGGAGTAAGGAGGTTGAATATCTGAAGACATGGTTTCAAGTATCAAGTTGAAACCTTTTACCATTCTTTACTTCGAGCAGTTTTCCTTCTTATTTCGCGTACAAAAACAGCATTGGAATTTACCTATaaccacaaaagaaaagacaaatccCATTAATGTAATTATAGGATCACCAATAAATTAATTTACAATCACACATTTCTGTAGAAAAGTCTATCCGCCACTGCTCTCCGTGTGGAACAAGAGGAGCATAACACCCAATTATTTAGACGGTAAATTTGATGAATCTGAAAGGTCAGACCTGTCCACACAATGAACGAGTAGAGCAGGGCTTCCCACCACAGGACAACCCCAGAAAATGGAATCACCTCACATTATAAAAACGAGCTAATCACTCAACCAAAAACATGCATCTATATCTTTACCTTTGCTTGTCAGCATCAATAATCATCCATATGACACTATGAAAGGTTCATTGGAGTCTTCCCTCGATCTATTGTTATAGTGGAAGTACAACACCAATTGTACAATCCCCAAAATAGTTCCTATGCCATTTGGGACCTGAAattcaaatgaaaagaaaatgtttatgTGGCAAAACACACGTGAACAGTAATAAGAAACTGAACCTGTAGATTATTGgcatcagagagagagagaagcaaacAATGTGCTAAGGGTAACTTACAGAGACGAAGGGATCGTAATTAAGTAGTCCATATATGAAGAAACATGAGCTCATTAGGAAGGTGGAAAGGGAGAGATAAAATGGCATAAATTCAACACTCTTTGTACGGATCACCAAATTCTGGAAGATATACCAAGGCAGGTAGAAaaagtcattaaaaaaaattaagcaattaaagaaatgtatatataataaagaaaTGTACCATACAGCAAAAGGTATGCAAATGCCTGAGATAAACTTACAATTATAAACAATGGAGAAGCAAACATTGATATGAGAGAAGCACCACTCAGGAACCCAACAAACATCCGGCGAATTGCAGCGTCAATTATTTGCAAGCTCCCAGCCACTATGATTGCACATAGCCCAAAAACTGCCAGCAACAATCCAAACATCCTAATCTGCAAGCAACATTTAAGAGGGAAAGTGAATGACAGCTTAGAATTACACAAAAGGCTTTCAGGAATTTCATCACAGTAACAAGTGcatgtatattttttaattaataaacaaCCTTTTTCACTTTCTCGGCATATGCTATGAAGAGTGTTATGTAGATCAACTGAAAGACAGCACCGACCGAATTGACAGTCAAAACCAATACATTGTCGGAAGATATGATGGGTGCGCCATACCACATGCAGAGCAAGCAATTCaaaagagcatatatatatggcaACCCTGAGAACTGTTCTGTTGACTGGTTTCTGAGGATTCTCCTAAAAGTGGCTCTGAAAATTTGAAGGGgggaaaaaaccaaaagaaactgGTTAGGGATGAAATATAATATACTCTATATTCTCCTGTTTCTGCTTTTAAAAGTCTTATAAAACAGGAGGAAATTCGGGAGTGAAACTTACATAGGGGACACAAACAGCCCAAAAGCAAAGATATTCCCTGCATTAAACAAGTATGCATATTAACATGACATAAATACTAATCCTCATATTCCTAGTTTCTTATGAAGAGAACAACACATGAATTTAAGTAATATAATTCGATCTTTTATCACTCTCTGAAATGTTGACCTTAATTGCATCCTTGAGAGTCCCAAAGATTTTACAAGAATAATAGCATATCTGTTTGCTTTTTCTGAAATACCTCACTGCTCTCATTCGCAAATTCTTTCGTGGACATTCTAAACTTTTCCGTCTAATCTCTTTTTCAATGTCTTTGACATCAAGCAAGCCCCAGAAGTGCTAATTTTCTTTCAGAGTGTCTAAACATGATTCCCCTCAAACTTACCAACAGTGAGAGATATCATTTAAAACCTAATGTTTTGGGggtgaaaatataataaattttgtaaaataaaagaaacttcTCTTAACAGTGCTTTTAATAGCAGATAGAAATGGACTAATCCCACATTTCAAAATgcaactacttttttttttttttgataagtaaaatgcAACTACTTCATaaccaaaagaacaaaaaacaaaattttgaactGCTAATTATAGATTAAGCAACAGAAATAAGCAGCTACATTTGGCACTACTACTTTTAGCTCTTAATTGCAAAACAGATTCTTTTTATCAGCACATCAGAACTACTTCATACATTTAGACACAATAACTCTAAACTTCAGGCTCTCAAGATCATGAAAATTACTTCACAAATCTTTAACGAAACGGTACAAAGATCAGTCATTTTTTGCTTGCGAAAATCAAAAGCAAGATAAACAATTGGATTAAgctaattaaaaacaaaaataaaaaatgtgcgCTTTCCAGAAAAATGGGCGACTCTTGAGCAATTCTTCAGAAATGATCAAGCTCTTCATTCATCTTTCAacaaaatccaagaatcaataaATTTCTTACCAAAATATACTCATGAATATCCTTTTTCCAAACATGACAAATGGATTTTCTTTGGTTTAAGCTAGCAtgcaataaaaattaagatCAGAAGCAATTAGAACAAGAACCCAATAAGTTTTTTACAATGATGGTCTCATGGGAATTCTCAAATCCAAAAATGATGGCTTGATCTTCCTTCATATAatcaataaaccaaaaaaaaaaaaaccaatgagTTTCTTACAACAATGGTCTAATGGGTACACGCCCAATGCCAATTAAAGTCAAGGGCTTTCTTTGATTTAAGCCAAAAACTAAACGCCAAACCAAGAATTCAGCATGTTATCACAATGAAAAAACCCAGAAATTCATAAGAAACAGAGAGCATAGTTTACCGGCGACTCCAGCTGCATCCTTGCAGATTGTAATAACAGAAGATGAAACTGAAAGAATCATCAAAAGGCCTTCAACACCAACTCTATCAATGCAAAGCAGCAATCAAACCCAAGTACCAAAACCCAAACTTTCAATCTTAATCCCTCAAATCCCAACCCACCTTTCaaatccccctctctctctctctgtctgagAAACCTGAGCGCTTTCTCTCTCCACAACCATGTCTGTCTCTCGAGACTTTTATGCTCGTACCCTTCTCCATGTCAACATCGTGTCGGCCTTCACCTTTGAGCTTTTACTTCCATTTATCCCACGTGTGAGATTTATTTATACATGGACATTGGACAGTCTGTGTTCGGACAAAAGTGCTGAGCTGGCGTGATTCAGATGGGTATTCTCATCCATTCATATTATCCAACTCTGCTCAAAGAAAAATTCTGCAGGATTCCCTCATGATTCATGAGAACAATTCTGTTGCTTCAAGCAACAGAATCAGAGAATACCACGAGGGAATatctctttgttatttttccttGGGATTGTATTTTAGAATCAATCATTCAATCTTGTGctcaaatgataaaaataatgctcttttgataaaatattttaaaaacaattcagttattcatttttttttatatatttaaaaaatcaaaccttttttttttttatatttttttttatcttgcttttaatgtttaaaaattagcaATCTACCCCTAGAAATTTTTTGAGATTGTCAATGTTACCATTCCTCTACAACTCAAAGAGTCAAAGTTGACGCGTCACTTGGAACATTTGAGCACATCCTGTGGCCTTTTGATGCATTAAACTAAACTGAAAAATGCTTCATGATTGGCTATGATTAAGCACCGGAAAGAAATCTCAGGATGATAAGCTAATATAGCCCACGTGTTTACGTAATCACCCTTCAATGTGGTTGCATCATGCCATTCATTATCTCTTCATTCATTCTACTATCAAACAATAGAGTGTCATTCATTATCTCTATTTCTGGTTGTTGTGGCTTTAAGCTCGCATAATAAAATGATACACATGCTCACAAATAAAATTACGTAAACCTTTCATGACATGATATTTTCATAATTCTCATAAATGTttctaccatatatatatatatatacatgagcATTTACCTTTCTATCTCAtactataataaaaataatcatgcAACTCTATTGTGTAATCCAGATAAATGCAATCCAGATCATAATGAAGAAAATCATACGTAAACCTAGGGCTAATGTCACTTTATGAAATTAAGGGAATTTCATGTCTTAGGATAAATATCATTTTCGTTTGCCTAAAATGTGTAATAAAACTTtaactaattttaaaatgagtTTACTTACATCATGCGCTTATATTCCTTTTTACACTTCTACCATGGGGTTTCGTCCTATCGTTTGTGATCGAAACCTTTGAATGCTCTCTTGAAATCTTTACTCGAAACCTACAATCATGCCACATAATTTATGTTCTATTCCGTTTAATCCTAATTCCTCGATCCTCGACATACTTTAATTGAATCTCTATATAACTAAGATCGATTAAATGTCTATTTAAACCATTATGtctaagttcgatcgatcaatcgaattgtagtttttaatttgggaataaaaatgtagttttacAACATGCTAAGTCATCACTATGCCATGTGTTAATCGACAATTGGCTGTGATGTAAATCAATATGTGCATCTAATGGTTTTTGTCAAATGGCCAACGGCAATGAtcattttgaacaaatagcTTACCTAAGGATCTTTAAGATACTTTTGATATCTTAGTGATCAGTTCAGTACAGCTATAAACCCTATGGACCGAAtaggtaattttttaaaaaacaaaactcttaTGTGATAGGGATGGCCAGCCTCTACACCTACTCCCACCATAGcgaaggtttttgtttttggggaaACACACTTTAGCCCCTTGAATTGTCACCgcatttttatttatgcatcgaaactttaaaaagtgacattgaGGCCCTCCATACTGTCACCGTATgtcaaataaaacattttttttcatttttctttgcaaaatccccttcatttttttttttaaaaaaaattccatttgaaaaaaaaaaaatactaaaaaaattaaatgaaaaaaaggagaaaaactaGAAATACAGAAAAAGGGGCGGCCATTTTCATATTAGTCCCCTTAATCTTTtttcaaatagttattttttatttttaataacttcGAGGGTATTTTTGggataaaaaagtaaaagtgtTTAATTTGACACGAGGTGCTAGTTCATGGGTCCCGatttcactttttaaagtttagaggCATAAATGAAAATACGGTGATAGTTCAAGGAGCTAAatacatttttcctttttttaaaaaaaaataataataataataattgttttatataattttttttatattttggacATAATTGTAATTTCACAAAGAGTAATTGTGCCTCGACTAAATGATGTGACAATTGGCTAACGTGGCAGAAACTTTGCCAacaatttggatgaaaaaaactgaTGGAGTGAATGATTTTTAAAGTAATGAAAACttagggagtaattttttttcttttggaaacttaagtacatattttttaaatgcgTAAAAATCTAGggagtaaatttttatttttcaaaaatttcaaatgcaCAAGATAAAGTATTTGAGCTTTGTGTTTAAACAACTTTGGGAAAGAACTGAGTATAATAAACATGACAGATttacaaggaaaaaagaaacaatcaaATGACTTTATACATCAATTAATATAGATATTTATAACAtttgacaaataaataaataaactatcaAAAGAAGTACAATAATTTCTGCTTAGCTGTTAGCTTGGTTCACACTATAccgaaatttgagaaaaataaattatagtaaTCTAAAAggaaattat contains these protein-coding regions:
- the LOC133876182 gene encoding uncharacterized protein LOC133876182 gives rise to the protein MEALWNLEDKLRLSTQKALILLVCSAFAVIALCTATVLKKKGRRKQLPRHDTVTGDDSMRSCGWLSIKKVLMGSLRWSGANKWGEGRIGEGPAPLLGLEGWESHNSVSPVWQRPILMGDKCELPRFSGLILYDERGQLLSESQKEETTHHQVETAAVVRTTLRDLL
- the LOC133876164 gene encoding bidirectional sugar transporter SWEET2, producing the protein MILSVSSSVITICKDAAGVAGNIFAFGLFVSPIATFRRILRNQSTEQFSGLPYIYALLNCLLCMWYGAPIISSDNVLVLTVNSVGAVFQLIYITLFIAYAEKVKKIRMFGLLLAVFGLCAIIVAGSLQIIDAAIRRMFVGFLSGASLISMFASPLFIINLVIRTKSVEFMPFYLSLSTFLMSSCFFIYGLLNYDPFVSVPNGIGTILGIVQLVLYFHYNNRSREDSNEPFIVSYG